The window ACCTGAGCGGAGCAGAGCCGAGGGGGGATGTGATTCCTGGAGATGTTAAACGTTATAATTAACATACCAGTTCAAGTGAATCAAACAATACTGAAGCAGGTTGAAACATTTCCCTCCAGCAACGCACCACCGCCCACGTTCTCACAGCGCCGCTCAGCTCGGCTCTTAGTATTCACAGCGTCTCGTGAACATGTCTGCTCTCATCTCGACTGACCTCATTtcacctttattttattttattttaatgaaaccAGTCAGTCTATAGATCTATCAGCGTTAGTAAAGAAACTCCTGATAACAGCTGCGCATTATTAAAccgtggtgacgtagtttagtGTTTGCTTTCATCATCTTTGCGTGGGTTCACTGCTTCAGGACAATTAGCTGACTTTCTTTAGTGGGATCGTCAGAAACTCGTGCGTGAACCTCGCCCATCTAGCATGTAGGTGGGGAGTTAAAGCTCAAATCTGTTTCTTATTTTAGTTAAATTACAAACGGGAAATTTACACAAACCTCATCAGAATTTccaccatttctttttttttaatttacggCTATTTTTTCCGACACAtctccagtggtggaagaggtATCACCTTtacttttaagtaaaagtaataataccacagtgtaattGTACTCTGTTACGAGTAAAAGTCCTGAGTTCaacattttacttgagtaaaagtcaaaagtattagcatcaaaatgtacttaaagtacaaaaactgaagttgcattaatgcggtaaagaaattaatggagtcaaaacaatatttgcgttaacgtgttattatcacgttaagtttgacagccctaaaaatatatttacattttgagaTAACAGGCTTAAATAATCTATTAGCGCCCTCAGCAGCTGTTGGCTTCTGTTTTACTTTGAGAATTAAACACAAGTTTTGTCACACAATCAGCATCAACTCTGCAATGTCTTATTAAAGGATTTAggaaaatatacacatatataagaAGAAAACCAACACTGATTGTTCTAAATGGATTTTAATGAGCACACATTCCCAGATAAACACGGGGACGCTGCTGTAAGAGGAAATAAAACGTTTAATTTGGTGGTTCGTCCCTTCATgtagaaaacataaacacaagtTCACCTACTAACTTCCTGCTGTGAGCTCAGAGCAGCTGTTTgtgctgaagagagagagagacaagactGGACATGTCAGCtgttcagagacggagagggaagAGATGAGCTAATGTTTGTTATCTGTGAAGATAAGATGTGAAATATGCTCAAAGAACAACAAACCCACCGACACCGGGTCACAGGTGTGAAGGGTTACCTTTAACAATTCATGTTTCTCATGTGTGTTTCTTGTGTTCCAGAGTTTAGTTACGTTTTTAACAAATTACACACCTGTACCTGTAATCATTGGTTAAAATGTTATGGAGTATAAAAAATAAGATGTTTGGCTTTTTGAGGACCCGCCTAATGATATTTGTATtcatatctgttattgtttgtgtagtttacattgtttacatacatattatatatatatagtaccaTCAATAGTATAAGTATTATTGTTGTATTAACCTATACTACacctatatattattattattatgtcttaTATTATATCTTCTCATCATTTCTCACATCTTCttgtattataatattatacatctatactactattatactattacaTTACACTACTGTTTCATACACTATAATATACACTACTATATTCAGTACTCTTGCACTATTTGCACTACGACTGGCACACCGTCACGTCACGTGTTGTTTAAACTACTGGATGCCTACATTTCCTTCGGGATCAATAGagtatctatttatctatctatctatctatctatctatctatctatccatctatccatctatctatctatctatctatctatctatctatccatctatctatccatctatctatctatctatctatctatctatctatctatctatccatctatctatccatctatctatctatcatgaACTAAATTTGGTGTAAACTTGATGAAATGTAGCTCCAGGAGTTTTAGtggtgcagtggtggaatgaaactataaatacatttactgtaatgaagtacaattctgaggtacttgtactttacttgagtgtttccatttaaTGCTacattatacttctactccacgacAATTCAGAAGCAATTATTGTTCTTTTAttccactatatttatttgacactacggctgtcaaagttataataataacgcgttaatgcaaatttgttttgacgccactaatttctctaacgcattaacgtgatttttaggttgtagcggctcagttttaaagctagagtgaagatactgatatcatagtaaactagaaaacctgatgaatccatcggtaccaaccatgccatactagcttgtaggaggaggttaaataacgctacgaagttacgctaaagtttggcgaggaaaaactgtgactttctgaaactctgacctccagatatgtgaatgaaaatggacaatattggacaatatctgtcattgttttgtgttgttaattgatttacaataataaatatatacatacatttgcatgaagcagcatatttgtccactcccatgttgataagaggattaaatacttgacaaatctccctttaaggtacattcatgcgattaattgcgattaaatattttaatcaattagccctagaatatatatttttatatgaagaatatgtgatgtAGCTTTAATATAATGAGATCAGAGCCTCTAGTTTAACAGCATTATTAAGTACTAAACATTGTTATTGTATAGAAACAGAACAGTATTTTGTGCATTGACGACTATTGTCCATACGAATCATATTAGATTATTTCCCAAAGAAAACGTCACCATGAGCGGTTACATTTTGCAgaacatatttttaattaacaaagtatcaaaaacaaaagttgaCAGATCACAAAGATGGAAGTACACGTTGGTAGTAGCAGTGCAGTTGTACCTGACAGCCTACGGTTTATTCATTCAGGCTAAGATGCTCCAACAGTCGAGCAGCTACAGAAACAAAGACAGCCTCCAGTAGAAGTAGGCACAATAGAATACATCCAACTCagtgcttattattattagctaTCTAGCCACGACTAGCAACGGGACAATGAACAACATTACATACACGCTGTGAACGCCTGCGTCCCTTTAACCCTGCCACTCTCAAGTTCTTTGCTCATATAACACACACGATAAACAATATAAACCTTCTTCTACCAtgcaaacataaaatataaaacttcaGTCCTCACCGTGACAGTAATGTGCTGCTCTTACATAAATCATATCACTCTTCTGTTATGAGCTCACAATGGTGACAAACCTTTAAGATAGACACTAATGATGCTAACATGATGTTCAGTCTGCTCACTGACAATTATTCAAATACTGAGAGTTTCTCTACTGACGTGCAATGACTGAGGGAGAAGAGGGTTTCAGATGTTTGTCTATTGATGGACACTTTAGATTGATGCCATGTTTAGTAATTGACAAGAAACATAGCTTCTTAACTCTCGTTCATTACACCGCCTTGTGCAATAAACCACATTTCTCTTGAGGGATGATTCCACTCTAAAGCaagcagagaggaggggaagaaaTATTTGGCAGTGAGTTGAAGCCTGGATAAagttcatcacacacacacagttctaaCATCACATCATCTTGCATAACTCCAGAGTCAGGCGTGTGTTAAAAGGACCAGCTGGAAGCCGATGCAACACTTCCGATACCTAGCTAACGATATCTTGTGAACACAACTTCCAAACCAAATCTCATTaacaaaaatacacttttaGAAAATAatcctttgttttgcactgTCCAAGACCAAAAAGGAGGCATCCGGTGTTTTACATACAGTAGCACAAAGTTAATACAATATACGAGATTTTAGGTAGAAAACAACATAACACTCGTGGAGCTTCATCGTCATGGAAGATGTAAAAAGCAACACTAGTTCTGTTCATCTTAAGAGGGAACGCAGTGATAAATAAAGTGTACTTGTgaaattatatacagtattgtgtttttttgggacAATTTTGCTTGCCAGCGAATTTCAAATTGCTACGGAAAGTAAAGTATCATCTGCATATGGGAtgatattgtaattttttactATGCTTTTTCTTTAAGTTCAGAATTTTAAACCCTGTCTGCAAAGTACATTTCCCTTTTGTAACTGCTACTGCTGCCCTGACAGCAAAcaacttgacttttttttggagagGTTAGCTcttaaaacaacaacttctGCATCCAGCATAGGTCCTGAGtggttagtagtagtagcagcgtATTTAGCAGACAGACAGGGTTGATACGGCAATTACAAGTCATACAGTAGTtacttaataaatatatttcatacGCTAAGCACAAACAACAACGTCTCTTTTTAAAGTCGGCGACTTGCAGCTCAAACAGATGTCTGTACACACTCACACGGTCGACCTGCGTCTACTTTATGTGCCTTGATCACCTTGAAAATCACGCTTTGGTACAAAAATCAGACACTAAATGAAACTTTCATCCTTTCAAAATaccagtaaataaaaaaaaacaatgtttttgttttgtttttttagtgctTTGGCATCCGTCTTGGCCCTGACTgtttgtaatgttaaaaaactaaaacataatGCTGAAGGTTGCTGTCCCTTGTGTGTCACGTCCTGTCCAATCAGCAGCTCCGGCTTCAGGGAGCGGGAGGTCTCTCTAGCAGCTTTGTGGATGAGACCGAGGGGTCATCCGAATGGCATTTTATCATCACTGTCATTCTCAGGTCGTGAGTCTGTTCGGCGGCTCCACCAGCTTCTCCAACAGTTCGTGCTGCGTCGACGGCAGCTTTGTAAAGTCTTAGAAAAGCGGCTAAAACACTCATATGTGACAGTGGATGTGATCGAGGGTCAGCAGTCCTCCTTCTAGAGGGGCGACTGTGGAGAGGGatgtggtggaggaggtgatggaggaggtgaggttGTGGAGTTGTAAGTTGCTCTCCTTGATGTGTTGGATGAAGAGGTTCCTCTCGTCCTCGGGCGTTTGGCCGTTCTGGGCTCGGACGATGCAGGTCGGCCGGTGCAGGTTGAGCATGTAGAccagctgctgcttctgctgcttcagCTCCTCGATCTGAGCCTTCAGGTCGGCGTTGACCGTCTCCAGTTTCTCAGACTCCTGCAGAACAGAGACGGGAAGAAGAGGAAATGTTAATGCTGAACCTTTATCTTGGATGTTAAAGCTTTTGTTAGAAAAACTTCTTTGTGCTATAGGcagtctaaaaaatgttggaattaaggactttgaatgtttttttaaatcacatattGTACATTTAACATATTTTATCCTTGAGCCAGACATTGATTATCCTCAGTTACTTTTGTGgtgtgaaaatataaaataaaaactgagtTTCTATAAAAAAAGCCTGACCTTCCAGCTTGGTTATCTTTTCTAAAACTGATAGAAGTTGTAAACTGACCTGCTGCAGAGTCTCagtcttctccttcttcttgttGCGGCACTTTGCAGCAGCAACTTtgttcctctctctccgtctcttcctcctctcgtGCTCCTGAGGTGTGAACTGGGAACCATAAAGAAATAGAAACTGTTAATATTTTCATCCCTAAAATAAACCCTACATTTATAAAACAGAGTCACATTTGACTACAGGCTGTGGTTCCTGCTCTGCCTCACCTCTCTCCTGACCCCGGAGCCACCGGTCCGGTGCTCCGAGGCTCGGTCCGAGCAGGAGCTGGCTCCGTCGGAGCTCATGTCGGCGCTGAGCCCGTTGGACAGGCGCTTGGTCTGGATGGCCAGCCGCAGCTCCTCTTTCACGATGGGCGTGAAGTTGGTGAAGTCGTCCAGGGTGAGCGTGCCCGGCGGCGAAAGGCAGGGCACCAGGGCGGAGCAGCTGATGTCAGCCAGCGAGGGACCCGGGTGCTGCAGCATCATTCTGGAAACACAAAGAGACGACTCGTTATTATCACGTCACTCAGAAACACCAAGAGgaaatatacaatttattaagatattgtgcaaaaaataaaaaaattcagaGATACAAAAAACACCGTTAAACATGTTAAAGTCACTaaacacttattattattaagaaacAAAGATCAGTTAAACTATGGAGATATTAGAGTGATGTTTATTTTGCTGAGTAATAATG is drawn from Sebastes umbrosus isolate fSebUmb1 chromosome 18, fSebUmb1.pri, whole genome shotgun sequence and contains these coding sequences:
- the atf3 gene encoding cyclic AMP-dependent transcription factor ATF-3, encoding MMLQHPGPSLADISCSALVPCLSPPGTLTLDDFTNFTPIVKEELRLAIQTKRLSNGLSADMSSDGASSCSDRASEHRTGGSGVRREFTPQEHERRKRRRERNKVAAAKCRNKKKEKTETLQQESEKLETVNADLKAQIEELKQQKQQLVYMLNLHRPTCIVRAQNGQTPEDERNLFIQHIKESNLQLHNLTSSITSSTTSLSTVAPLEGGLLTLDHIHCHI